The following are encoded in a window of Lactobacillus acidophilus genomic DNA:
- a CDS encoding MBL fold metallo-hydrolase: MTLKDKTTVTFYNGLTTIGGPMIEVAYNKSHVLFDLGEVYRPELNLPDESYQTLIKNELIGDVPNFYDPQITGKPIDTERWEHSAAYISHLHLDHSKALNLLAPEIPLYAGPITAHLLPALNENGDFLLPAAGHDKNYTRPIIAAEYKKPINVGDITLEIYPSDHDAYGATGLIIKTPDKQIAYTGDIRLHGYHPDWVRDFMKASKGSDMLIIEGTGVSWPEEKHDENSEEFTGPKNEVELTEEIVRLQNANPERQITFNTYPTNVERILRIISDSPRKVVLHAKRAHLIKESLKEDYPYYYLPDDQRYEDLNPELEVDYDQLLADKSKYLWQAVSDYDKLQKGGLYIHSNAEPLGDFDPAYKPFVEQFAKNNIEFKALRCSGHADEGELKEIIGGIQPAVLVPVHTLHPELEENPFGERILPKRGQTVTL, translated from the coding sequence ATGACCTTAAAGGATAAGACAACTGTTACTTTTTATAATGGTTTGACCACAATTGGCGGACCGATGATTGAGGTAGCTTATAATAAATCACATGTTTTATTTGATCTAGGCGAAGTATATCGTCCTGAATTGAATTTGCCTGATGAAAGTTATCAGACATTGATTAAAAATGAATTAATTGGGGATGTACCTAACTTTTATGATCCACAAATTACGGGAAAGCCAATTGATACTGAGCGCTGGGAACATTCTGCAGCTTATATTTCACACTTACACCTGGATCATAGCAAGGCGCTAAACTTATTGGCTCCAGAAATTCCACTTTATGCAGGTCCAATCACTGCTCATTTACTTCCTGCATTAAATGAAAATGGTGACTTCCTTTTACCGGCTGCTGGGCATGATAAGAACTATACTCGTCCAATTATTGCGGCTGAGTATAAAAAGCCAATTAATGTGGGGGATATTACCCTGGAAATATATCCAAGCGATCACGATGCTTATGGTGCTACAGGCTTGATTATTAAAACTCCTGATAAGCAGATTGCTTATACGGGTGATATTCGCCTTCATGGCTACCATCCGGATTGGGTACGTGACTTTATGAAGGCGTCTAAGGGTAGCGATATGTTAATCATTGAAGGAACCGGTGTTTCTTGGCCAGAAGAAAAGCATGATGAAAATAGTGAGGAATTCACTGGTCCTAAAAATGAAGTGGAACTTACTGAAGAGATAGTCCGCTTGCAAAATGCTAACCCTGAACGTCAGATCACTTTTAATACTTATCCAACTAATGTAGAAAGAATCTTGAGAATTATCTCTGATTCACCAAGAAAAGTGGTTTTACATGCTAAGCGTGCCCATCTAATTAAGGAAAGCCTCAAAGAAGACTATCCTTATTATTACTTGCCAGATGATCAAAGGTATGAAGATTTAAATCCTGAACTTGAAGTGGATTACGACCAACTTTTAGCAGATAAATCAAAATACTTATGGCAAGCAGTAAGCGACTATGATAAGCTTCAAAAGGGTGGACTTTATATCCACTCAAATGCAGAACCATTAGGTGATTTTGACCCTGCATACAAGCCATTTGTAGAGCAGTTTGCTAAAAATAATATTGAGTTCAAGGCGCTTCGCTGTTCAGGTCATGCTGATGAAGGAGAACTCAAAGAAATTATTGGCGGGATTCAGCCAGCTGTTTTGGTACCGGTGCACACACTGCATCCGGAGCTGGAAGAGAATCCATTTGGAGAACGGATTTTACCTAAACGTGGCCAAACTGTCACGCTTTAG
- a CDS encoding magnesium transporter CorA family protein: protein MIRQQNFPVKTNYKWYDINNLSEEDSDKLQSDFNFTPDIISYISDRHERPHYDYDVHTRSHLLVYDVPIWPTNTIKHFTSHPITFLVVGENVFTFHTESTSYVFDEFNDEHMRERLSEAKDVTELLMMFFLYSSQYFQRAVTQLDVERNSLDQKLSDDINNKDLVELSNIEKSLVYLSSSIQTDLMMLHSLDHSKLLFTKEARERLDDVLIESSQSAEMVQISQQVTKTLSATSNNMMNNNLNDTMQFLTVWSLVLTIPTILTGFYGMNVSLPILKNSFDWVLIILLMVVLMVWLVILMKKHHFF, encoded by the coding sequence TTGATTAGACAACAAAATTTCCCCGTGAAAACAAATTACAAATGGTATGATATCAACAACTTGAGTGAGGAAGATAGTGATAAGTTGCAGAGTGATTTTAATTTTACTCCGGATATTATCTCATATATTTCTGACCGTCACGAACGTCCACACTACGACTATGATGTGCATACACGAAGTCATTTGTTAGTTTATGACGTGCCAATTTGGCCAACTAATACAATTAAACACTTTACCTCGCACCCAATTACTTTTTTGGTTGTGGGAGAAAATGTCTTTACGTTTCATACTGAGTCAACCAGCTATGTCTTTGATGAATTCAATGATGAACATATGCGTGAACGACTATCTGAAGCTAAAGACGTAACAGAATTATTGATGATGTTCTTCTTATACTCATCGCAATATTTTCAACGCGCCGTTACTCAGTTAGATGTTGAACGGAACAGTTTGGATCAAAAATTGTCTGATGATATTAATAATAAGGATTTAGTTGAACTATCTAATATTGAAAAAAGTTTAGTTTATTTATCCAGTTCCATCCAAACTGATTTAATGATGCTCCACAGTTTGGATCATAGTAAGTTACTCTTTACCAAAGAGGCAAGAGAACGATTAGACGACGTTCTTATTGAATCAAGTCAATCTGCGGAAATGGTTCAGATTTCCCAGCAAGTTACTAAAACTTTATCAGCAACTTCCAATAATATGATGAACAATAACTTGAACGATACTATGCAGTTCTTAACTGTGTGGTCCTTAGTTTTAACTATTCCAACTATTTTGACTGGATTTTATGGAATGAATGTTAGTCTACCAATTTTGAAGAATTCTTTTGACTGGGTATTAATTATCCTTTTGATGGTAGTATTAATGGTATGGCTAGTCATATTAATGAAGAAACATCATTTCTTTTAA
- a CDS encoding carbohydrate ABC transporter permease has product MKKIRWGTLVAYIILALFAIITVFPFVYMILGGLMSFRETTTIPPTLIPKHFEWSNYAKVFSQAPFGRYFLNTFITASVTTIVSLFNALLGAFAMVNLKFKGKGVVQVVLLSLLMVPGEAIIFTNYNTIARMGLLNTYIGLVLPFLTSIFYMYYLQSYFGSISPTIYKAAMINGASDWEYIWKILVPMSKGGLFTVALLSFISGWNSFLWPLLVTNEDSMRLLNNGLTSFASDAGSETQLQLAAATLTVLPILILYFIFRKQIIRGVVRNDLKG; this is encoded by the coding sequence ATGAAAAAAATTCGTTGGGGTACTTTAGTTGCCTATATCATTTTGGCACTTTTTGCTATTATCACTGTCTTTCCATTTGTCTACATGATTTTAGGTGGATTGATGAGTTTTAGAGAAACTACAACAATTCCGCCGACTCTTATCCCCAAGCACTTTGAATGGTCAAACTATGCTAAAGTCTTCTCTCAAGCTCCATTTGGTCGTTACTTCTTAAACACCTTTATTACGGCTAGTGTAACTACTATCGTAAGTTTGTTTAACGCCCTTTTGGGTGCATTTGCAATGGTTAACTTAAAGTTTAAAGGTAAGGGTGTAGTTCAAGTTGTTTTACTATCACTTTTGATGGTACCTGGTGAAGCAATCATCTTCACTAACTACAACACTATTGCTAGAATGGGTCTGCTTAATACTTACATTGGTTTGGTATTGCCATTCTTGACTTCCATTTTCTACATGTATTACTTACAAAGTTACTTTGGCTCAATTTCTCCAACCATTTACAAGGCTGCGATGATTAATGGAGCAAGTGATTGGGAATATATTTGGAAAATTTTAGTGCCAATGTCTAAAGGTGGCCTGTTTACTGTTGCACTTTTGAGCTTTATTTCAGGTTGGAATTCATTCTTATGGCCATTATTGGTAACTAATGAAGATAGCATGAGATTGTTAAACAACGGTTTGACTTCATTTGCTTCAGATGCCGGAAGTGAAACACAATTGCAATTAGCAGCTGCAACGTTAACTGTTTTACCGATTTTGATTTTATACTTCATCTTTAGAAAACAAATTATTCGAGGAGTAGTACGTAATGACCTTAAAGGATAA
- a CDS encoding TetR/AcrR family transcriptional regulator, which translates to MAQRRNLDLNKIIDQATKLISDKGLSETTLPTLAKSLNVRSQSLYHYVSGRKQLLSLVGASRIKILRHKLMESLIGMSGRDALLKFADIVRNFLLEDPALSSILYHLNEYPSDAAINQEILALIQLGERLNFRKESVISFHALIGAVLGYVFLDKSLSFNDETEEESNRHYHEMILRLVEPVPDLQK; encoded by the coding sequence ATGGCACAGAGAAGAAATCTTGATTTGAATAAGATTATCGATCAAGCAACTAAGTTGATAAGTGATAAGGGACTCAGTGAGACAACATTACCGACTTTAGCTAAGTCTTTGAATGTTAGATCACAATCCTTATATCATTACGTTTCTGGTCGGAAGCAATTACTCTCACTTGTTGGTGCTAGTCGAATCAAAATTTTACGTCACAAGTTAATGGAGAGCTTAATTGGGATGTCCGGTAGGGATGCGTTGCTTAAGTTTGCAGATATTGTGCGGAATTTTTTATTAGAAGATCCTGCATTGTCGAGTATCTTATATCACTTGAATGAATATCCAAGTGATGCAGCAATTAATCAAGAGATCTTGGCTTTAATTCAATTAGGTGAAAGGCTTAATTTTAGAAAAGAAAGTGTCATTTCATTTCATGCTTTAATTGGCGCTGTATTGGGATATGTCTTTTTGGATAAATCATTATCATTTAATGATGAGACAGAAGAGGAATCTAATCGTCATTATCACGAGATGATTTTGCGTCTTGTAGAACCAGTACCTGATTTACAAAAATAG
- a CDS encoding zinc ribbon domain-containing protein, producing the protein MTTCPNCGHKISDTDDICPNCGFNLKKYRDDFFTDKHQKAKYEEPDEVEKIASRAAYREEFSPEKQNSTVQRMIAWVRKNATIVFLLGVFLLILMSFSRAVGWICFLILMVWLFIVCDRKEKIEQYTADKRLTQKLNQVGSNIFNRVDEHEDKVKTRGREFVQKHPRVETQVREIRRQRQHRYSYIQLSVILTALISLIVLFTDSGAAVSAVSYTQKMSISNVIFSLAGRLLSSGMNSFEALVLYIVWLLLFLFPIFIIYNILKNTKSSQVLAFILSLLETVFLIYIVYKMSSTMRASTGVLAQITSQLITYAVSIGASAYFLMLASILTTGLSGFNIFKHKQNQNN; encoded by the coding sequence ATGACTACATGTCCAAATTGTGGCCACAAAATTAGTGATACAGATGACATCTGTCCAAATTGTGGTTTTAATCTTAAAAAATATCGTGATGATTTTTTCACGGATAAGCATCAAAAGGCAAAATATGAAGAACCCGATGAAGTTGAAAAAATTGCTAGTCGTGCAGCATATCGTGAAGAGTTTTCTCCAGAAAAGCAGAACTCCACTGTTCAAAGAATGATTGCCTGGGTTAGAAAAAATGCAACAATTGTATTTTTGCTGGGAGTCTTTTTACTGATTCTTATGAGTTTTTCTAGAGCAGTGGGTTGGATTTGCTTCTTGATCTTAATGGTTTGGCTATTTATTGTTTGTGATCGAAAAGAAAAGATTGAACAATATACTGCTGATAAACGATTAACCCAAAAGCTGAATCAAGTTGGTTCAAATATATTCAATCGAGTTGATGAACATGAAGATAAAGTAAAAACGCGAGGAAGAGAATTCGTCCAAAAGCATCCGCGTGTAGAAACTCAAGTAAGAGAAATCCGAAGACAAAGACAACATCGCTATAGTTATATTCAATTATCTGTAATTTTGACTGCTTTAATCAGTCTGATTGTCTTATTTACAGATTCTGGTGCGGCAGTTTCAGCCGTTAGTTACACTCAAAAGATGTCAATTTCTAATGTAATTTTTAGTTTAGCAGGTAGACTTCTCTCATCTGGAATGAATTCTTTTGAAGCACTTGTTTTATACATTGTTTGGTTATTACTATTCTTGTTCCCAATATTCATTATTTACAATATTTTGAAAAATACGAAAAGTAGCCAAGTTTTGGCGTTCATTTTGTCATTGTTGGAAACTGTTTTTCTAATTTATATTGTTTATAAGATGTCCAGCACAATGCGTGCGTCAACAGGGGTTTTAGCACAAATAACTAGTCAATTAATTACATATGCTGTTTCTATTGGAGCATCTGCATATTTCTTAATGTTAGCAAGTATTTTAACGACTGGTCTTTCAGGATTTAATATTTTTAAGCATAAGCAAAATCAGAACAATTAA
- a CDS encoding MMPL family transporter: protein MQKFLKNHVFSLIAWILILIISLVALPNITELTNAHSDITLPSNVQSNVAQSIQNNWGAKKKNTYEVALVFNKEHGKLTEADKQAINNTLDKFTNDKSKYGIKDSLLPDSNIATRKKLQSKDGTTWVAQFNIAKSHGTIGEVYDQMNKAVKTQGIRTYVTGADVLQHDFSASIQEGIKKTEAITIVFIFIVLVIVFKSPIVPLISLLTVGVSFLTSFSIVTNLVEHANFPFSNFTQVFMVIVLFGIGTDYNILLYDKFKEDLGKGMDKYEAMHDALRNAGKTILYSGSSILIGFTALSLARFSVYQSAVGVAVGVAVLLVVLLTLNPFFMAVLGKRMFWPSKKFTGESDDKLWHGISASTLKHPIIYLVVLAVVTVPFMLMYSGHLNYDDTDEIADSVPSKQGLLVVQKHFSKGMAEPSYLYIQSKHRLDNEENLKLIDQLTRQLQGSKDVAFVTSVTEPYGEPIDMLYVNNQLNTVNQGVDQARSGLGKLSKGANKVANGANSLKDGADQLQDGTGRLQSGAEQLVGGASRLQNGAQSLQNGAVRLQNGSSQLVSGANRLQSGSSQLQSGAVRLQTGAGRLSSGTHALVTGANSLQSGANRLQSGAQSLQSGTQSLQNGTQQMVNQLQQLSSQLSTQLSGSNRQQLATLQTALPQINNGIQQLNQEVSGIDVSGLTQQLSGLQSQLSEAQKQAQSSAASAVSDASTAAVSAALGSLKQQGVEISNEQMAQAESAAKAAASSKASGAAGGNTASINIDTSPLTSLAGRVSELKQSVTQLAQASNQALPGAATALSQLSSGLSQVQSAASQGVAGAQRLNSGAAALNSGAGRLNSGLGSLSAGAGRLSSGAGQLDSGASQLQSGLGTLASGAGTLNNGLGTLANGAGTLNNGLGTLANGAGQLNSGVGQLASQAPQLISGIGQLNSGAGQLANGAGKLASKVPQLTTGIDTVNSGLGQGETYLRGLGSSAAADTFYIPKEFLKNEMFKKSMDVYLSPDKKSAQIIVVFNSNPSATEATDESQELSAMAKKSFQGTALKNAKVAMGGQSSKIKDTKTVAGGDFVRTAAIMLIGIGIALMFVTRSLLQPIYILGTLLIAYLCSLSINQWIVKAVLGKSMLTWNTPFFSFIMLIALGVDYSIFLMTRYRELETEGYATPSSRILKACSIIGTVVISAAVILGGTFAALIPSGIPTLIEVALTVDVGLLILVFILPITLSAAVKLTYEGVDFSKLFKRSSSK from the coding sequence GTGCAGAAATTTCTGAAAAATCATGTTTTTTCTCTGATTGCATGGATTTTGATATTGATAATTTCCCTTGTTGCTTTGCCAAATATTACTGAGTTGACTAATGCTCACTCAGATATTACATTACCAAGCAATGTGCAAAGTAATGTGGCTCAATCAATTCAAAATAATTGGGGTGCGAAAAAGAAGAACACGTATGAAGTAGCACTCGTTTTTAATAAAGAACATGGCAAGCTAACAGAGGCTGATAAGCAGGCTATCAACAATACGCTTGACAAGTTCACTAATGATAAAAGTAAATATGGAATTAAGGATTCATTACTTCCTGATTCTAATATTGCTACTAGAAAGAAACTTCAATCAAAAGATGGTACGACTTGGGTAGCGCAATTTAATATTGCTAAGAGTCACGGTACTATTGGAGAAGTTTATGATCAAATGAATAAAGCTGTTAAGACGCAGGGTATTCGCACCTATGTAACTGGTGCTGATGTTTTGCAACATGACTTTTCAGCTTCGATTCAAGAAGGAATCAAGAAGACTGAAGCAATTACTATTGTATTTATTTTCATTGTTTTAGTCATTGTGTTTAAGTCACCAATTGTTCCATTAATTTCATTATTAACAGTTGGTGTATCATTCCTTACTTCCTTCTCAATTGTTACTAATTTGGTTGAACATGCCAACTTCCCATTCTCAAACTTTACACAGGTATTTATGGTTATCGTACTGTTTGGTATCGGTACTGATTACAACATCCTGCTATATGACAAATTTAAAGAGGATCTGGGGAAGGGAATGGACAAATATGAAGCGATGCATGATGCGCTTCGTAATGCTGGTAAGACTATTCTTTACTCAGGTTCATCTATCTTAATTGGGTTTACTGCATTAAGTTTAGCTAGATTTTCAGTTTACCAATCAGCTGTAGGTGTTGCTGTAGGTGTTGCCGTACTTTTGGTAGTACTTTTGACATTAAACCCATTCTTTATGGCTGTTCTTGGTAAGCGCATGTTCTGGCCTTCTAAGAAATTCACTGGTGAAAGTGATGATAAGCTTTGGCATGGTATTTCAGCTTCAACTTTAAAACACCCAATTATTTACTTGGTTGTTTTGGCAGTTGTTACTGTTCCATTCATGTTAATGTACTCAGGACATTTAAACTATGATGATACTGATGAAATTGCTGATTCAGTTCCATCAAAGCAAGGTTTATTAGTGGTTCAAAAGCACTTCTCAAAGGGTATGGCTGAACCATCATACTTGTACATTCAAAGTAAACATAGATTAGATAATGAAGAAAACTTGAAGTTGATTGACCAATTAACTAGACAACTTCAAGGTTCAAAAGATGTAGCGTTTGTTACATCTGTAACGGAGCCTTATGGTGAACCAATTGATATGCTTTATGTAAACAATCAATTGAATACTGTTAACCAAGGGGTTGACCAAGCGCGTTCAGGCTTGGGTAAATTAAGTAAAGGTGCCAATAAAGTCGCTAATGGTGCTAATAGCTTGAAAGATGGTGCAGATCAACTTCAAGATGGTACTGGTCGTCTTCAAAGCGGTGCTGAACAATTAGTTGGTGGTGCAAGTCGTCTTCAAAACGGTGCGCAAAGCCTTCAAAATGGTGCCGTTCGTTTACAAAATGGTTCAAGCCAATTGGTAAGCGGTGCGAACCGTCTTCAAAGTGGTTCAAGCCAACTTCAAAGCGGTGCCGTTCGTCTACAAACTGGTGCAGGTCGTTTGAGCAGTGGTACTCACGCTTTAGTAACTGGTGCTAATAGCTTACAAAGTGGTGCAAACCGTCTTCAAAGCGGAGCTCAAAGTTTACAAAGTGGTACTCAAAGTCTTCAAAACGGTACTCAACAAATGGTGAACCAATTACAACAATTGAGTTCACAACTTTCAACTCAATTAAGTGGTTCTAACAGACAACAACTTGCAACTTTGCAAACTGCTTTACCACAAATTAATAATGGTATTCAACAATTGAATCAAGAAGTTAGTGGTATCGATGTTTCGGGTTTGACTCAACAATTGTCAGGCCTTCAATCACAATTAAGTGAAGCACAAAAACAAGCCCAAAGTTCAGCAGCTAGTGCTGTAAGTGATGCTTCTACTGCCGCAGTTTCAGCTGCGCTGGGTAGTTTGAAGCAACAAGGTGTTGAGATTTCCAATGAGCAAATGGCTCAGGCTGAAAGTGCTGCTAAAGCAGCTGCTTCAAGTAAAGCATCAGGTGCAGCTGGTGGTAATACCGCTTCAATAAATATTGATACTTCACCATTAACTTCATTAGCTGGTCGAGTATCTGAATTAAAACAATCAGTAACTCAGTTAGCTCAAGCTTCAAATCAAGCACTTCCAGGTGCCGCAACTGCTTTGAGTCAATTAAGCTCAGGTTTAAGCCAAGTTCAATCGGCTGCTAGCCAAGGTGTTGCTGGTGCACAAAGACTTAACTCAGGTGCTGCAGCTCTTAACAGCGGTGCAGGCCGACTTAACTCAGGTCTTGGCAGCTTAAGTGCTGGTGCTGGTCGTTTAAGTTCAGGTGCCGGTCAACTTGATAGTGGCGCTAGTCAACTTCAAAGCGGTCTTGGTACTCTTGCAAGCGGTGCAGGCACTTTGAACAATGGCCTTGGTACTCTTGCAAACGGTGCAGGTACTTTGAACAACGGTCTTGGTACTCTTGCCAATGGTGCTGGTCAACTTAACAGTGGTGTTGGTCAATTAGCTAGCCAAGCTCCACAACTTATCTCAGGCATCGGCCAATTGAACAGTGGTGCTGGTCAACTTGCAAACGGTGCAGGTAAGTTAGCTTCTAAAGTTCCACAACTTACTACTGGTATTGACACTGTAAACAGTGGTTTAGGTCAAGGTGAGACTTACCTCAGAGGTTTAGGTTCATCTGCAGCTGCAGATACTTTCTACATTCCAAAAGAATTCTTGAAGAACGAAATGTTCAAGAAGTCAATGGATGTATATCTCAGCCCAGACAAGAAGTCAGCTCAAATCATTGTTGTATTCAACTCAAATCCAAGTGCAACTGAAGCTACTGATGAATCACAAGAATTGAGTGCAATGGCTAAGAAGTCATTCCAAGGTACTGCACTTAAGAATGCTAAAGTAGCTATGGGTGGTCAAAGTTCAAAGATCAAGGATACTAAGACTGTTGCTGGTGGTGACTTCGTCAGAACCGCTGCAATCATGTTAATCGGTATCGGTATTGCATTGATGTTTGTAACTCGTTCACTTCTTCAACCAATTTACATTCTTGGTACTTTGCTTATTGCCTACCTCTGCTCACTTTCAATCAACCAATGGATTGTTAAGGCAGTTCTTGGCAAGAGCATGCTTACTTGGAACACTCCATTCTTCAGTTTCATCATGTTGATTGCATTGGGTGTTGATTACAGTATCTTCCTTATGACTCGTTATCGTGAGCTTGAAACTGAAGGTTACGCAACTCCAAGTTCAAGAATCTTGAAGGCATGTTCTATCATTGGTACTGTTGTTATCTCAGCAGCAGTTATCTTAGGTGGTACTTTTGCAGCCTTGATTCCATCAGGTATTCCAACCTTGATTGAAGTTGCTTTGACTGTTGATGTTGGTTTGTTAATCTTGGTATTTATCTTACCAATTACTTTATCAGCAGCAGTTAAGTTAACTTATGAAGGGGTCGACTTCAGTAAGCTCTTTAAGAGAAGCAGTTCCAAATAG
- a CDS encoding serine hydrolase → MKHKVFVGALISTLLAFILYSANTRRVENAKLKVVAPQSSKVVKDKNKKKAKEPSVKKLKEPKVNSIEYSNHVTAKSGSNKKLTKIIKKVMGLDNSYQIVVQDLNNSNRFAVVSNTNKSHDANKAMKLFLLIALYENEQQGKMGSKTAIKIKKSDKASGDRMFQVNMAYGVAYLREAMLKGNKTASNALIRKIGVNNVDSVAKRMGATQTTIAKNFNGSSYGKTTANDLAKTMIGLYQGRVLNRQHASRVLSTLASSKPRPSLVNGISGGVYAIGDNDFAVAIVQGRGNAYCISAWSSSNKNFNKLGTQVNNWFTKRK, encoded by the coding sequence ATGAAGCATAAAGTATTTGTAGGAGCACTTATTTCAACACTGCTCGCTTTTATTCTGTATTCAGCAAATACGAGAAGAGTTGAGAATGCTAAGTTAAAAGTTGTCGCACCTCAAAGTAGTAAGGTGGTAAAGGATAAGAACAAGAAAAAAGCAAAAGAACCAAGTGTAAAGAAACTTAAGGAACCAAAAGTCAATTCAATTGAATATTCAAATCATGTTACTGCTAAATCGGGTAGCAATAAGAAATTAACTAAAATTATTAAAAAAGTAATGGGACTTGATAATAGTTATCAAATAGTAGTCCAGGATTTGAATAATTCTAATCGTTTTGCAGTGGTTTCTAATACCAATAAATCGCACGATGCTAATAAAGCAATGAAACTATTTTTGCTGATCGCACTTTATGAAAATGAGCAACAAGGTAAGATGGGTTCTAAGACAGCGATTAAGATTAAGAAATCTGATAAAGCCAGTGGAGATCGCATGTTTCAGGTTAATATGGCTTATGGTGTAGCTTATTTGCGTGAAGCAATGCTAAAAGGAAATAAGACTGCTTCAAATGCTTTAATTAGAAAAATTGGTGTTAACAATGTAGATTCAGTTGCTAAAAGAATGGGAGCTACGCAAACCACAATTGCTAAGAACTTTAATGGTAGTTCCTATGGTAAGACAACAGCTAATGATTTAGCTAAAACAATGATTGGTTTGTATCAAGGTCGTGTACTTAATCGTCAGCATGCAAGTAGGGTCTTGAGTACGCTAGCTAGTTCCAAGCCACGTCCAAGCTTAGTTAACGGAATCAGTGGTGGTGTTTATGCGATTGGTGACAATGATTTTGCTGTAGCAATTGTTCAAGGAAGAGGCAATGCTTATTGTATTTCTGCTTGGAGCAGCAGTAATAAGAACTTCAATAAGTTAGGTACACAAGTTAATAATTGGTTTACTAAGAGAAAATAA
- a CDS encoding extracellular solute-binding protein gives MKFSKKLAMAAVATLALVSTAACSNGGSNSSSSSEKIPSKINKKTTVVFWNAMPGVQGSTLKQLTNEFEKKNPKITIKLENQGAYNDLQAKINSTLQSPNNLPTITQAYPGWLWNAAQNKMLVNLTPYINNKNVGWGSAKASGIRTELLDGAKIKGTQYGIPFNKSIETLTYNADMFKKYGIKKVPTTMEELKQVSETIYKKSNHKVVGAGFDSLSNYYTLGMKDEGVNFSDKINFNGSTSKKVINYYADGVKKGYFRMAGSDHYLSGPFANEKVAMFIGTSAGEGFVKQGVGNKFTYDVAPRPGKYTLQQGTDIYMFNHASADQKAAAFKYIKFLTSKSSQLKWANATGYIPVNDGVVTSSAYKNGKNTKLPAKLEDSMKNLYSVPVSKNSNAAFQQLNSIMQNILAAAQKGQNINSQIDNGKQKFDAAWKQ, from the coding sequence ATGAAGTTTAGTAAGAAACTTGCTATGGCTGCCGTTGCTACTTTGGCCTTAGTTAGTACTGCTGCTTGTTCAAATGGAGGTAGTAACTCTTCATCTAGTTCAGAGAAGATTCCATCAAAGATTAACAAGAAGACTACTGTTGTTTTCTGGAATGCTATGCCAGGCGTTCAAGGTTCAACTTTGAAGCAATTGACCAATGAATTTGAAAAGAAGAACCCTAAGATCACTATTAAGTTGGAAAACCAAGGTGCTTACAATGATTTACAAGCAAAGATTAACTCAACTTTGCAATCACCAAACAACTTACCAACTATTACTCAAGCATATCCAGGCTGGCTTTGGAATGCCGCACAAAACAAGATGCTTGTTAACTTGACTCCATACATCAATAACAAGAATGTTGGTTGGGGCAGTGCTAAGGCTTCAGGTATTAGAACAGAACTTCTTGATGGTGCTAAGATCAAGGGTACTCAATACGGTATCCCATTTAACAAGTCAATTGAAACTTTGACTTACAATGCAGATATGTTTAAGAAATATGGCATTAAGAAAGTTCCAACTACTATGGAAGAACTTAAGCAAGTTTCAGAAACTATTTACAAGAAGAGTAACCATAAAGTTGTAGGTGCAGGTTTTGATTCACTTTCTAACTACTACACTCTTGGTATGAAGGATGAAGGCGTAAACTTCTCAGACAAGATTAACTTTAATGGTTCAACTTCAAAGAAAGTTATTAACTACTACGCAGATGGTGTTAAGAAGGGGTACTTCAGAATGGCTGGGTCAGACCACTACCTTTCAGGTCCATTTGCTAACGAAAAAGTTGCTATGTTTATCGGTACTTCAGCAGGTGAAGGTTTCGTTAAGCAAGGTGTAGGTAACAAGTTTACTTATGATGTTGCTCCTCGTCCTGGTAAGTACACTTTGCAACAAGGTACTGATATTTACATGTTCAACCACGCAAGTGCTGATCAAAAGGCTGCAGCATTTAAGTACATTAAGTTCTTAACTTCTAAGTCAAGCCAACTTAAGTGGGCTAACGCAACTGGTTACATTCCAGTTAACGACGGCGTTGTAACTTCAAGTGCATACAAGAACGGCAAGAATACTAAGCTTCCTGCTAAGCTTGAAGATTCAATGAAGAATTTATACAGTGTTCCAGTTTCTAAGAACTCAAATGCTGCATTCCAACAATTGAACAGTATTATGCAAAATATTCTTGCTGCAGCACAAAAGGGTCAAAATATTAACAGTCAAATTGATAATGGTAAACAAAAATTTGATGCTGCTTGGAAGCAATAA